From Calditrichia bacterium, the proteins below share one genomic window:
- a CDS encoding 2-oxoacid:acceptor oxidoreductase subunit alpha, with the protein MKQNAALKSVTIRFLGDSGDGMQLTGTQFTRTTAIAGNDLSTMPDFPAEIRAPAGTLYGVSGFQIQFSSETVYTPGDEADVIVAMNPAALKTGLNYLKENGVIILNTDAFTERNLRLAKYDENPLENSSLTGYQVFPVEMTRLTKDALENVTLSHKEKDRCKNFFALGMIYWLYNRSLDTTLEWIKRKFAAQPDWSEANSVALIAGRNFADSNELFQTSYEVPHATIEPGIYRRITGNEALALGLVAAGTAAGISIFYGSYPITPASDVLQYLSVYKNYGVKTLQAEDEIAAVGAAIGASFAGNIGVTGTSGPGVALKSEFLGLAVMTELPLIILNIQRSGPSTGMPTKTEQSDLMQAMFGRSGEAPMPIIAPSSPSDCFWAAYEAIRIATTFMTPVMVLSDLYLANSAEPWRVPQTDALPKIDIKFAKSTDDYEPYKRNPETLARQWAIPGTAGLEHRLGGLEKQDVTGNVSYDPDNHEKMVQYRADKVQRIADVVDEPKLLGDESGDVLIVSWGSTYGAVFTAFNQLQDAGHRVSLLHLRWVNPLPKSLETHLRNYKKVVVPELNAGQLLSLIRSKYLVDAIGINKIKGSPFTVRELKTAILKQIGGDK; encoded by the coding sequence ATGAAGCAAAATGCAGCGCTGAAAAGCGTAACGATACGTTTTTTGGGTGATTCCGGCGACGGGATGCAATTAACCGGAACCCAGTTTACGCGAACAACCGCTATTGCCGGAAATGATTTGAGTACAATGCCCGATTTTCCTGCAGAAATCCGGGCGCCTGCCGGCACATTGTATGGTGTATCCGGTTTTCAGATTCAGTTTAGCAGCGAAACCGTTTACACACCCGGAGACGAAGCTGATGTGATCGTCGCAATGAACCCTGCAGCTTTGAAAACAGGGCTGAATTATCTAAAAGAAAACGGCGTGATCATTTTAAATACAGATGCCTTCACCGAGCGCAATTTGCGATTAGCAAAATATGATGAAAATCCACTGGAAAATTCATCCCTAACGGGTTATCAGGTTTTTCCTGTAGAAATGACCCGCCTCACCAAAGATGCACTAGAAAACGTGACCCTAAGCCATAAAGAAAAAGACCGTTGCAAAAACTTTTTTGCACTCGGAATGATATACTGGCTTTACAATCGGTCGTTAGATACAACGCTCGAATGGATCAAAAGAAAATTTGCTGCACAGCCGGATTGGTCCGAAGCGAATAGTGTCGCGTTAATTGCCGGTAGAAATTTTGCGGATTCTAACGAGCTATTTCAAACGTCTTACGAAGTGCCGCATGCGACAATAGAGCCTGGCATTTACCGACGGATTACCGGTAACGAAGCATTGGCGTTGGGATTGGTTGCAGCCGGCACAGCCGCTGGCATTTCAATATTTTACGGTAGTTATCCCATTACGCCTGCCAGCGATGTCCTGCAATATTTGTCTGTTTATAAAAATTATGGCGTAAAAACTCTGCAGGCTGAGGACGAGATTGCGGCTGTCGGTGCTGCAATCGGTGCGTCGTTTGCCGGTAATATAGGCGTGACCGGCACCAGCGGTCCTGGAGTCGCGCTAAAATCTGAATTTTTGGGTTTGGCAGTGATGACAGAGTTGCCGTTGATTATTTTGAATATTCAGAGAAGCGGACCAAGCACGGGGATGCCCACCAAAACGGAACAATCGGATTTAATGCAGGCAATGTTCGGGCGAAGCGGCGAAGCGCCGATGCCGATTATTGCACCCTCCAGCCCGTCGGACTGTTTTTGGGCAGCTTACGAAGCGATACGCATTGCAACAACCTTTATGACACCGGTTATGGTGTTATCCGATCTGTATTTGGCTAACAGTGCGGAACCGTGGCGGGTGCCGCAAACAGATGCTTTGCCTAAAATTGATATAAAATTTGCAAAATCCACAGATGATTACGAGCCTTACAAACGAAACCCGGAAACGCTCGCACGCCAATGGGCAATTCCCGGAACAGCGGGTCTGGAGCACCGTTTAGGTGGACTGGAAAAACAGGATGTCACCGGAAATGTATCGTATGATCCGGATAATCATGAAAAAATGGTGCAGTATCGCGCAGATAAAGTGCAGCGCATTGCAGATGTTGTTGATGAGCCCAAATTGTTAGGGGATGAAAGCGGCGATGTTTTGATCGTCAGTTGGGGAAGCACATATGGTGCTGTTTTTACAGCATTTAACCAACTTCAGGATGCCGGGCATCGCGTTTCATTGCTCCATTTGCGATGGGTAAATCCATTGCCAAAATCTCTGGAAACGCATCTACGGAATTACAAAAAAGTAGTAGTGCCGGAACTCAATGCCGGTCAGTTATTATCTTTGATTCGGAGTAAATATTTGGTGGATGCAATTGGCATTAATAAAATAAAGGGATCGCCGTTTACAGTTCGCGAGCTGAAAACGGCAATCCTCAAACAGATCGGAGGGGATAAATGA
- a CDS encoding 2-oxoacid:ferredoxin oxidoreductase subunit beta: MSDNIPVVNGDIQKIDFGSDQDVRWCPGCGDYAILAQMKKVLPDLGVPHEKVVVISGIGCSSRFPYYVNAYGFHTIHGRAPTVATGVKLANPDLSVWVITGDGDALSIGGNHLMHICRRNIDVNIVLFNNQIYGLTKGQYSPTSPVGRVTKTTPYGSLDQPFNPLSLVLSAGATFVARTIDRDTKHMASIFQKAAEHKGTSFVEVYQNCNIFNDGAFETLTNPKTKFEHLIYLEDQQPLAYGKLQKFAFRQAGFGLEKVATDDSMPEDVLTHDIQNRDDAYYHALAKMNELPEMPTPVGVLRDVKRPVYDEEFYKQIDQVTAKKGKGDLKQLLLSGDTWQVD; this comes from the coding sequence ATGAGTGACAATATTCCGGTCGTCAATGGCGACATTCAAAAAATAGATTTCGGTTCGGATCAGGATGTGCGGTGGTGTCCCGGTTGCGGTGATTATGCCATTTTGGCACAAATGAAAAAAGTGCTGCCGGATCTCGGCGTCCCGCATGAAAAAGTTGTGGTAATTTCGGGAATCGGTTGTTCCAGTCGCTTTCCATATTATGTAAACGCATATGGTTTTCACACCATTCACGGACGTGCGCCCACGGTGGCAACCGGTGTAAAGCTGGCAAACCCGGATCTTTCGGTGTGGGTTATCACCGGAGATGGCGATGCACTGAGCATTGGCGGTAACCATTTGATGCACATTTGCCGTCGCAATATCGATGTCAATATTGTTCTGTTTAATAATCAGATTTACGGATTGACCAAAGGACAGTATTCGCCGACATCGCCAGTCGGAAGAGTAACAAAAACAACGCCTTATGGCTCGCTGGATCAACCGTTTAATCCGTTGTCACTGGTGTTGAGCGCCGGTGCCACATTTGTTGCCCGCACAATTGATCGGGACACAAAACATATGGCATCGATTTTCCAGAAAGCAGCCGAACACAAAGGCACTTCATTTGTGGAAGTTTATCAGAACTGTAACATTTTTAATGACGGCGCATTTGAAACGTTGACGAATCCAAAAACGAAGTTCGAACATCTGATTTATCTCGAAGATCAACAACCGTTGGCATATGGAAAATTACAGAAATTCGCATTTCGACAGGCTGGCTTTGGGTTGGAAAAAGTAGCTACAGATGATTCGATGCCGGAAGATGTGCTTACACATGATATTCAAAACAGGGATGATGCATATTATCATGCGCTTGCTAAAATGAATGAATTGCCGGAAATGCCAACGCCGGTGGGCGTTTTACGAGATGTCAAACGACCGGTTTATGATGAAGAGTTCTATAAACAAATTGATCAGGTCACAGCCAAAAAAGGCAAAGGTGACCTGAAGCAATTGCTGCTTTCAGGTGACACCTGGCAGGTAGATTAA
- the tadA gene encoding tRNA adenosine(34) deaminase TadA, translated as MLDANHEYWMELAFREAEKAYQAREVPVGAIVVYENRIIGRGYNQIEQLQDPTAHAEIIAITAAADYLGSRRLLDTVMYVTLEPCAMCAGAIVLARIPMLVYGTMDPKTGACGSVMNIVQEDRLNHRVSIVSGVLENKCSMILKDFFKKLRDVN; from the coding sequence ATGCTTGATGCAAACCACGAATATTGGATGGAATTAGCTTTCAGAGAAGCCGAGAAAGCTTACCAGGCAAGAGAGGTTCCCGTTGGGGCGATTGTGGTTTATGAAAATAGAATTATCGGTCGTGGATATAATCAGATAGAGCAATTGCAAGATCCAACCGCACATGCGGAAATTATTGCTATAACAGCGGCGGCTGATTATCTGGGTTCGCGAAGATTGTTGGACACTGTCATGTATGTTACGCTCGAACCTTGCGCAATGTGCGCCGGTGCGATCGTTCTGGCGCGAATTCCGATGTTGGTTTACGGCACGATGGACCCAAAAACGGGTGCCTGTGGCTCAGTAATGAACATAGTGCAGGAAGACAGACTGAATCATCGCGTATCGATTGTTAGCGGTGTTTTGGAAAACAAGTGTTCGATGATTTTGAAAGATTTTTTCAAAAAATTGCGGGATGTAAATTAG
- a CDS encoding bifunctional oligoribonuclease/PAP phosphatase NrnA: MHELENKCANLLHFMKQNDNYLVTAHLGADGDAYGAALAIAYFLEQSGKKYEIVFHDQKLDEKYEFLWGWQRIKSYDSNMTQKYDAAIVVDVPSRARIGDPAKLLPDAPFCLKIDHHPVEDHFTDFSFVDTKASSTCQLIYEIISRSSATMDATMADLLLSGIMYDTGRFSFANTRTRDFEIAAHLTSLGISSNIIAGNLFFSNTFDALKIVGYGLANMQNHLNGQLCIIYLPLEIMQQANGEDIDELANYSLSIRGVEVGLYVRHAASDLTKISFRSKGKVDVNKVARMFGGGGHVHAAGCRISTGPEDVLPKIISEIERQLAENSVEPK, translated from the coding sequence ATGCATGAGCTGGAAAACAAATGTGCAAACTTGCTCCATTTTATGAAGCAAAATGACAACTATCTGGTGACGGCTCATCTGGGTGCAGATGGTGATGCGTATGGGGCTGCGCTGGCTATCGCCTACTTTTTGGAGCAATCCGGTAAAAAATATGAAATTGTTTTTCATGATCAGAAACTGGATGAAAAATACGAATTTTTGTGGGGGTGGCAACGTATTAAAAGCTACGATTCGAATATGACCCAAAAATATGATGCAGCGATTGTAGTGGATGTGCCATCCCGTGCCCGGATTGGTGATCCTGCTAAATTGCTGCCGGATGCACCGTTTTGCCTGAAAATTGATCACCATCCCGTCGAAGACCATTTTACGGATTTTAGTTTTGTGGATACAAAAGCCAGTTCCACATGCCAATTGATTTACGAAATAATTTCGCGTAGCAGCGCAACGATGGATGCAACAATGGCCGATTTGTTGCTGAGTGGAATAATGTATGATACCGGGCGATTTTCCTTCGCAAACACCCGTACACGGGATTTCGAAATTGCTGCACATCTGACCTCATTGGGTATCAGCAGCAATATTATTGCGGGGAATTTATTTTTCAGTAACACTTTTGATGCGCTTAAAATTGTGGGTTACGGTCTGGCAAATATGCAGAATCATTTGAACGGTCAATTGTGCATAATTTATTTACCGTTGGAAATTATGCAGCAAGCCAATGGAGAAGATATCGACGAATTGGCAAATTACAGTTTGTCTATTCGTGGTGTCGAAGTGGGGTTGTATGTTCGCCACGCTGCATCGGATCTCACAAAAATCAGCTTTCGCTCCAAAGGAAAGGTTGATGTCAACAAAGTTGCCCGAATGTTTGGCGGTGGCGGGCATGTTCATGCTGCAGGTTGCCGAATTTCCACAGGCCCGGAAGATGTTTTGCCAAAAATCATTTCTGAAATTGAACGGCAGCTTGCGGAAAATTCTGTGGAGCCTAAATGA
- a CDS encoding (deoxy)nucleoside triphosphate pyrophosphohydrolase, which produces MIYLPVLAALIKNDDGEILLAKRREDLSNGGMWEFPGGKLHVDESPETGLIREIREELGVDIEVNFPFHIVSQRDGERVILLMSYWCKLISGQFHLLDHTEIRWVQPEQMSALQFSPADVDIVRKLLS; this is translated from the coding sequence ATGATATATCTCCCTGTTTTGGCTGCGCTTATCAAAAATGATGATGGCGAAATATTATTGGCAAAACGTCGTGAAGATTTGTCAAATGGCGGGATGTGGGAATTTCCCGGCGGCAAATTGCACGTCGATGAATCACCCGAAACCGGTCTGATTAGAGAAATCAGGGAAGAACTCGGTGTGGATATTGAAGTAAATTTTCCGTTTCACATCGTTAGCCAACGGGACGGTGAGCGTGTTATTTTGTTGATGTCCTATTGGTGTAAGTTGATCAGCGGTCAATTCCATCTGCTGGATCACACAGAAATCCGGTGGGTTCAGCCGGAACAAATGTCGGCTTTACAGTTTAGCCCGGCAGATGTGGATATTGTACGTAAATTGCTGTCATAA
- a CDS encoding STAS domain-containing protein, translated as MEFKYGQQNGTLNVSIIGAVDNENAEELKSKFQDLMHKDFDLAIFDFTYVPFITSSGIGKLLIFYKNVVAKGKKMRIKGINENLLELFKSIKLDQLFPIEK; from the coding sequence ATGGAATTTAAGTATGGCCAGCAAAATGGAACGCTTAACGTTTCAATTATCGGTGCTGTTGACAATGAAAATGCAGAAGAGCTGAAGTCCAAATTTCAGGATTTGATGCATAAAGATTTCGATTTGGCAATTTTCGATTTCACTTATGTGCCGTTTATTACCTCATCCGGCATTGGCAAATTGCTGATTTTTTACAAGAATGTAGTCGCAAAAGGCAAAAAAATGCGCATCAAAGGCATTAATGAAAATCTGTTGGAATTGTTTAAATCGATAAAATTGGATCAGCTGTTTCCCATAGAAAAATAA
- a CDS encoding response regulator, which translates to MEHIQKHILIIDDEREVVEILAEYFEAQGYKVSKAFEAKAGIDLLDKVPDISLVISDIGMPGMSGLDFLKIVSETKEEIPIIMITGLKTLDHVITAIRYGAKDYIIKPFKLDEVRKVVEKVLRYRIKSEKKARILEYADALNVSYTFPTNKADPGVIAFHLANYLLNSGFCNKEQFNQYHVAFLETLINAIEHGNLELPSAMKGNDFDKLMMFEELRENRLADAKFGERLLKINLVYNERCFSLTIADEGPGFDWKSYIRNSENGEINTKPYGRGFMLIHHIIDEIYFNEQGNAITLVKSRKNQQNLTSMALVS; encoded by the coding sequence ATGGAACATATTCAAAAACATATTCTGATCATCGATGATGAGCGGGAAGTTGTTGAAATCCTGGCTGAGTATTTCGAGGCGCAGGGTTACAAGGTTTCCAAAGCTTTTGAGGCAAAAGCCGGCATCGATTTGTTGGACAAAGTTCCCGATATATCGTTGGTAATTAGTGACATAGGTATGCCGGGAATGTCCGGTCTGGATTTCCTCAAAATTGTGAGCGAAACGAAAGAAGAAATCCCGATTATTATGATTACCGGTTTGAAAACGCTGGATCATGTCATTACAGCTATTCGATACGGGGCGAAAGATTATATCATCAAACCTTTTAAGCTGGATGAAGTGCGCAAAGTAGTGGAAAAAGTATTGCGGTATCGCATCAAATCTGAAAAGAAAGCGCGCATACTGGAATATGCTGATGCACTAAACGTTAGCTACACTTTTCCGACCAACAAAGCCGATCCCGGGGTAATTGCTTTCCATCTCGCAAATTATTTGCTGAATTCCGGATTTTGTAATAAAGAGCAATTCAATCAATATCATGTTGCATTTCTCGAAACATTGATTAATGCCATTGAACACGGCAATCTGGAGTTGCCGTCTGCAATGAAGGGCAATGATTTTGACAAATTGATGATGTTTGAGGAATTGCGGGAAAACCGGTTAGCCGATGCAAAATTCGGCGAACGTTTGTTAAAAATCAATCTGGTTTATAACGAGCGGTGTTTTTCACTTACCATTGCGGATGAAGGCCCCGGTTTTGATTGGAAAAGCTATATCCGAAACTCTGAAAATGGTGAAATCAATACAAAGCCTTATGGCAGAGGTTTTATGCTGATTCACCACATCATCGATGAGATATATTTTAATGAGCAGGGTAATGCCATTACGTTGGTCAAATCGCGAAAAAATCAACAGAATCTCACCTCAATGGCTTTAGTATCCTGA
- a CDS encoding response regulator, producing the protein MVPYRILVVDDDYASRLMLKKALEHERYDVTLCSNGSDALSLLKENKFDLVLTDLIMQGISGIELLREVKELDKDIATILLTGHASIETAIQAVRLGANDYMLKPINLEELQIRVRRAFERVELEKRLYEAERKLTFHATIATTNHEINQPLTVIISAIDMIKMELQKYNIDNKRLTNYLQLMQKSSMRIANILKKLREINHPKIQDVPLGMKMIEIQDEDVSIFSKPMKNRYVLVIEDEENLRHILKDVLTQDAFKVIVARNAREGLALYNKEQGMIETVILDFNLPDQNGLVTFNQLKEINPVVKVILTSGFDVDESVEQALNDGALQFVRKPFNRQQILEAVKKVYSYRVNS; encoded by the coding sequence ATGGTTCCTTATCGAATACTTGTTGTTGATGACGATTATGCCAGCCGACTGATGCTGAAAAAAGCCCTTGAGCATGAACGATATGATGTTACGCTTTGTAGCAATGGTTCCGATGCGCTAAGCTTGTTGAAAGAAAACAAATTCGATCTCGTCTTAACAGATTTGATAATGCAAGGCATTAGCGGTATCGAATTGCTCCGGGAAGTGAAAGAGCTGGATAAAGACATCGCAACTATTTTGCTCACCGGGCATGCTTCAATTGAAACAGCAATTCAAGCTGTTCGGTTGGGGGCTAATGATTACATGCTCAAGCCAATCAATCTCGAAGAATTGCAGATTCGTGTCCGACGTGCTTTCGAGCGTGTTGAGCTGGAAAAACGATTGTACGAAGCAGAACGAAAATTAACTTTTCACGCCACAATTGCAACAACCAACCATGAAATCAATCAGCCGCTGACGGTTATAATTTCTGCTATCGATATGATTAAAATGGAGTTACAGAAATATAATATCGATAACAAACGGTTGACAAATTACCTTCAGTTGATGCAAAAATCGTCCATGCGCATCGCCAATATTCTCAAAAAACTCCGGGAAATTAACCATCCCAAAATTCAGGATGTTCCTTTGGGAATGAAAATGATCGAAATTCAGGACGAAGATGTCAGTATCTTTTCCAAGCCGATGAAAAATCGCTATGTTTTGGTTATCGAAGATGAAGAGAATTTGCGTCACATTCTAAAGGACGTGCTCACGCAGGATGCATTTAAAGTGATTGTTGCCAGAAATGCCCGGGAAGGTTTGGCGTTATATAATAAAGAACAGGGAATGATCGAAACTGTAATTCTCGATTTTAACTTGCCCGATCAAAACGGGTTGGTAACTTTCAACCAATTGAAAGAAATAAACCCCGTTGTAAAAGTTATCCTAACTTCAGGTTTTGATGTTGACGAATCCGTTGAGCAAGCCCTTAACGATGGTGCGCTTCAGTTTGTACGGAAGCCATTTAACCGGCAGCAAATTCTGGAAGCTGTCAAAAAAGTCTATTCCTACCGGGTCAATTCCTAA
- a CDS encoding phosphatase PAP2 family protein codes for MLQIFQDIDVYLFFLINVKLANAFLDKLMVAVTLKENMYLPGGLLWLWLMIGCGKKGRVLGVLIIFAILLSDQISSSVLKPLTGRLRPCKFLEGFRLLVHCGSKYGFPSSHATNVAAIGTVFIGFYKKWAPFWIVLIFLVGISRVVVGVHFPFDVLAGWLLGIGIGILLLKGLAQLQQKYPLLQFPEKL; via the coding sequence ATGCTTCAAATTTTTCAAGACATTGATGTGTATCTGTTTTTTTTAATCAATGTTAAACTCGCCAATGCTTTTCTTGATAAGCTAATGGTTGCAGTAACTCTCAAAGAAAATATGTACTTACCGGGTGGATTGTTGTGGCTTTGGCTGATGATTGGCTGCGGCAAAAAAGGACGCGTTCTGGGAGTGCTGATAATTTTTGCAATTCTGCTTTCCGATCAAATATCCAGTTCGGTGCTCAAACCCCTGACCGGTAGATTACGCCCCTGCAAGTTTTTGGAAGGATTTCGGCTATTGGTGCACTGCGGTAGCAAATATGGATTTCCATCGTCCCATGCAACAAATGTTGCCGCAATCGGTACGGTTTTCATCGGATTTTACAAAAAATGGGCACCCTTTTGGATTGTGTTAATTTTTCTGGTCGGCATATCAAGAGTAGTTGTCGGTGTCCATTTCCCGTTTGATGTGCTCGCCGGCTGGCTTTTAGGTATTGGTATCGGAATACTATTGTTGAAAGGATTGGCACAGCTTCAACAAAAGTATCCGTTACTTCAGTTCCCGGAAAAGCTATAA
- a CDS encoding LysM peptidoglycan-binding domain-containing protein, translating into MKKRSIFCMLGIIGWLMAGCATTVPYNSQPANSTKPQTSHVDTGESVPNTPLALHATIKNSADAIIEAYLSQQYEQSKYEFETLIRTMDPLPLDSRAAKINHLDRYYPPIDQSLTFAIIDDDLRWRNVQPVKPVEVPPPAAAADWEKAEMPDKLFADNPSGADRASLVIPGSKSGFYFEKGLHKFIQQEIREVAIHMGEPENFKLPDDFVKEIEYYIRRFQNEPYYRKFFAETLRRSRKYIPALRDIFLEKGFPEEIMYLAFIESGFNPVAYSRSHAAGLFQFIKSTGTQYGLKINRSVDERYSPYKSAVACREYMHDLLLELGSFTMALSSYNSGAGKTRQALRKLDSFRDRSFWALREKTNVLKHETREYIPQIFAVIVMAKPGNPLQFGFDDVPFPRNYDTVIVPSQVNLESVARNAGINMQELLALNPDLADNAKQTPKRVLDYPLFVPRGTKNAVDNAVSRQVSSKISYSGSNSGSGGSGSQTYHRVQKGESLWLIARKYRVTVNQLKQWNGLSGNTISYGKKLVVYPGSTGTTAAAPQRTERAAAKTPQSAVSGSNVLVQQNISRGESFNYAVTAGNNLGEIAGVFGVSVSQLKSWNNLRSNTIRVGQRLRIVAQTGIRYYQYRVQSGDTISEIASRFNARDSIIRFANGKSNNLLTVGEVLKIFSF; encoded by the coding sequence ATGAAGAAGCGCAGTATTTTCTGCATGTTGGGAATCATTGGATGGTTAATGGCCGGTTGCGCCACAACGGTTCCGTACAATAGCCAACCTGCAAATTCAACCAAACCTCAAACGTCTCATGTGGACACCGGTGAATCGGTGCCCAACACGCCGCTGGCACTTCATGCGACCATCAAAAACAGCGCCGATGCAATAATTGAGGCGTATTTATCGCAACAATATGAGCAATCGAAATATGAATTTGAAACGCTGATCCGGACAATGGATCCGCTCCCGCTGGATAGCCGGGCGGCAAAAATCAACCATCTGGACAGGTATTACCCACCCATCGACCAATCCCTCACTTTTGCAATTATCGATGACGATTTGCGTTGGCGAAATGTGCAGCCGGTTAAACCGGTGGAAGTGCCGCCACCTGCCGCTGCCGCAGATTGGGAAAAAGCGGAAATGCCGGACAAATTATTTGCCGATAACCCATCTGGTGCTGACCGTGCATCTCTCGTTATTCCGGGATCTAAAAGCGGCTTCTATTTTGAAAAGGGATTGCACAAATTTATCCAGCAGGAAATCCGCGAAGTTGCCATCCACATGGGCGAGCCGGAAAATTTTAAATTGCCCGATGATTTTGTGAAAGAAATCGAATATTATATTCGCCGGTTTCAAAATGAGCCATACTATCGCAAATTTTTTGCGGAGACACTGCGTCGTTCGCGAAAATACATTCCCGCTCTGCGCGATATTTTTCTGGAAAAAGGATTCCCGGAAGAAATTATGTATCTGGCATTTATCGAATCGGGATTTAATCCGGTGGCGTACAGCCGGTCGCATGCGGCGGGATTGTTTCAGTTTATCAAATCCACCGGAACGCAATACGGTTTGAAAATAAATCGTTCAGTTGATGAGCGGTATTCGCCATACAAATCTGCGGTTGCCTGCCGGGAATACATGCATGATTTGCTGTTAGAATTGGGCAGTTTTACGATGGCGCTGAGTTCGTACAATTCCGGTGCCGGCAAAACCCGTCAGGCTTTGCGAAAATTGGACAGTTTTCGCGATCGCAGTTTTTGGGCTCTCCGCGAAAAAACCAACGTGCTGAAACACGAAACGAGGGAATACATTCCCCAGATTTTTGCTGTGATCGTAATGGCAAAACCGGGTAATCCGCTGCAATTCGGTTTTGATGATGTGCCGTTTCCGCGCAATTATGATACCGTAATTGTGCCTTCGCAGGTGAATCTGGAAAGCGTTGCCAGAAACGCCGGAATTAACATGCAAGAGCTGCTGGCGCTGAACCCGGATTTGGCAGATAACGCCAAACAAACTCCCAAACGTGTGCTCGATTATCCGCTGTTTGTACCGCGCGGAACAAAAAATGCGGTGGACAATGCCGTCAGCCGTCAGGTGAGCAGCAAAATATCCTATTCTGGCAGTAACAGCGGTTCCGGCGGTTCCGGTTCGCAAACCTATCACAGGGTGCAAAAAGGCGAATCGCTGTGGCTGATCGCCCGGAAATACCGGGTTACTGTCAACCAGTTAAAGCAGTGGAACGGACTGAGCGGCAATACGATTTCGTACGGAAAGAAACTGGTTGTTTATCCGGGCAGTACCGGCACGACAGCCGCAGCCCCGCAACGCACCGAACGGGCGGCAGCTAAAACGCCGCAATCGGCTGTATCCGGCTCAAATGTGCTGGTTCAGCAAAATATCTCCCGTGGTGAAAGCTTTAATTATGCCGTCACTGCCGGAAATAATCTCGGTGAAATTGCCGGTGTTTTTGGTGTGTCCGTATCGCAATTGAAGAGCTGGAATAACCTACGTTCGAACACAATTCGCGTCGGGCAACGGCTGAGAATAGTTGCGCAAACGGGCATCCGGTATTACCAATATCGTGTGCAATCTGGTGATACCATTAGCGAAATTGCCAGCCGTTTCAACGCACGGGACAGCATTATTCGCTTTGCAAATGGCAAAAGCAACAATTTGTTGACTGTCGGTGAAGTGCTGAAAATTTTCAGTTTCTGA
- a CDS encoding acyl-CoA thioesterase, which translates to MQKTEFNAYHKVRGYECDFYGHANNATYLNYLEYARGELLIEAGLSLPKLKEEGISIVLRRVEITYRSPAKINDMLRICTTVASFSRVTCTFHQEIFRESDDVLVAEADVTWTVINAAGRPMRLPEVIREALALTDSPENTVRN; encoded by the coding sequence TTGCAGAAAACTGAATTTAACGCCTATCACAAAGTTCGCGGTTACGAATGCGATTTTTACGGACACGCGAACAACGCAACCTACCTGAATTATCTCGAATATGCCCGAGGGGAACTGTTGATTGAAGCAGGATTATCGCTGCCAAAATTGAAAGAAGAAGGTATTTCGATTGTGTTGCGGCGGGTGGAAATTACTTATCGATCGCCCGCGAAAATTAACGACATGTTACGGATTTGCACCACTGTTGCGTCATTTAGCCGGGTGACATGCACGTTTCATCAGGAAATTTTCCGGGAATCTGACGATGTGTTGGTTGCAGAAGCGGATGTTACGTGGACAGTAATTAATGCGGCGGGGCGCCCGATGCGGCTGCCGGAAGTTATTCGTGAAGCGTTGGCGCTCACTGATTCGCCGGAAAATACTGTCAGAAACTGA